A window of Mesomycoplasma lagogenitalium contains these coding sequences:
- the rplN gene encoding 50S ribosomal protein L14: protein MVQELSRLVVADNSGAKEVGLIRNLGGSVKKSSNIGDVIVCSVKKALPNGIVKEGQVVKAVIVRTTYGIKRKNGSHIKFDDNAVVIIKEDGSPRGTRVFGPIAREIRDKGYSKIVSLAPEVL, encoded by the coding sequence ATGGTTCAAGAACTTTCTAGATTAGTTGTAGCAGATAATTCAGGTGCTAAAGAAGTTGGTTTAATTAGAAACTTAGGTGGTTCAGTTAAAAAATCATCTAATATTGGTGATGTTATTGTATGTTCAGTAAAAAAAGCTCTTCCAAACGGAATAGTTAAAGAAGGACAAGTAGTAAAAGCAGTTATAGTTCGTACTACTTATGGAATCAAGAGAAAAAATGGTTCTCATATTAAATTTGATGATAATGCTGTTGTTATTATTAAAGAAGATGGTTCTCCAAGAGGAACTCGTGTTTTTGGACCTATAGCTCGTGAAATTAGAGATAAAGGATATTCTAAAATTGTTTCACTTGCTCCAGAAGTTTTATAA
- the rpsQ gene encoding 30S ribosomal protein S17 produces MERKNARKSLIGKVVSDKNQKTIIVAVDTYIKHPLYGKRFKVTKKFATHDEKEEASLGDIVKISETRPFSKTKTFRLVEIREKAKEGVE; encoded by the coding sequence GAAAGAAAAAATGCTAGAAAATCATTAATTGGTAAAGTAGTTTCTGATAAAAATCAAAAAACTATTATTGTAGCAGTTGATACATATATTAAACACCCATTATATGGAAAAAGATTTAAAGTTACTAAAAAATTCGCTACACACGATGAAAAAGAAGAAGCTTCATTGGGAGATATTGTTAAAATCAGTGAAACTAGACCTTTTTCAAAAACTAAAACTTTTAGATTAGTTGAAATTCGTGAAAAAGCAAAAGAAGGAGTTGAATAA